From Caretta caretta isolate rCarCar2 chromosome 14, rCarCar1.hap1, whole genome shotgun sequence, the proteins below share one genomic window:
- the LOC125621264 gene encoding TNF receptor-associated factor 1 isoform X4 yields MSFLVVSPWGSTKPILAPSPAQEGQPEGPPGGAPGPCEGGSRCDGCQLQLAEQGRRMDCGHHRCKEAGERACLQCLEDQGKQLLNDLDRVHHGKVEEAESLPAPSHQRLLLEAVQGAEAARGRLDQRLSEVEAQQKTLQNIVTVLSREMGRRDGARGSADRGSASVLGEAMARILYLEEKVAQQDSLLAIKDVMISSLGAQVQALEQTSYDGHFLWRVPDVGRKLQQALSRQIPAVYSPPFYTSRYGYKLCLKVYLNGDGTGAGTHISLFLVLMRGEYDFRLKWPFRHKVTFTLLDQAGERHISSSFQTADGSSSFQRPVSKCNIASGLPEFFPLCRLHAPEATYIQEDTLAFEALINASL; encoded by the exons ATGAGTTTCCTAGTCGTcagcccctggggcagcaccaagcccatcctggcccccagccccgcccaggaGGGGCAGCCGGAGGGGCCCCCCGGGGGGGCGCCCGGACCCTGCGAGGGGGGATCCCGCTGCGACGGGTGCCAGCTGCAGCTCGCGGAGCAGGGGCGCAGGATGGACTGCGGGCACCACCGCTGCAAAGA GGCCGGGGAACGGGCCTGTCTCCAGTGTCTGGAGGACCAGGGAAAGCAGCTGCTCAACGACCTGGACCGG GTGCACCATGGGAAGGTGGAGGAGGCCGAGTCCCTGCCGGCCCCGTCCcaccagcgcctcctgctggaggCGGTGCAGGGGGCGGAGGCGGCCCGGGGGCGGCTGGACCAGCGGCTGAGCGAGGTGGAGGCCCAGCAGAAGACCTTGCAGAACATCGTGACGGTGCTGAGCCGGGAGATGGGCCGGCGCGACGGGGCCAGGGGCTCGGCCGACAGGGGCTCGGCCAGCGTCCTGGGGGAAGCCATGGCCCGCATCCTGTACCTGGAGGAAAAG GTGGCCCAGCAGGACTCGCTCCTGGCCATCAAGGACGTGATGATCAGCAGCCTGGGGGCCCAGGTCCAGGCCCTGGAGCAGACCTCCTATGATGGACACTTTCTCTGGAGGGTCCCTGACGTGGGGCGAAAGTTGCAGCAAGCCCTGTCCAGACAGATACCTGCAGTCTACTCCCCCC CCTTCTACACCAGCCGCTACGGCTACAAACTCTGCCTCAAGGTTTACCTCAATGGGGACGGCACCGGGGCCGGGACGCACATCTCCCTCTTCTTGGTGCTGATGAGGGGAGAATACGATTTCCGGCTCAAATGGCCTTTCCGTCACAAG GTCACCTTCACGCTCCTGGATCAAGCCGGCGAGCGGCACATCTCGAGCTCTTTCCAGACGGCGGATGGCTCCTCTTCCTTCCAGCGGCCCGTGAGCAAGTGCAACATAGCCAGCGGCCTCCCCGAATTCTTCCCCCTCTGCCGGCTCCACGCCCCGGAAGCCACCTACATCCAGGAGGACACCTTAGCCTTCGAGGCCCTGATCAACGCCAGCCTCTAG
- the LOC125621264 gene encoding TNF receptor-associated factor 1 isoform X3 — protein sequence MSFLVVSPWGSTKPILAPSPAQEGQPEGPPGGAPGPCEGGSRCDGCQLQLAEQGRRMDCGHHRCKEAGERACLQCLEDQGKQLLNDLDRQVHHGKVEEAESLPAPSHQRLLLEAVQGAEAARGRLDQRLSEVEAQQKTLQNIVTVLSREMGRRDGARGSADRGSASVLGEAMARILYLEEKVAQQDSLLAIKDVMISSLGAQVQALEQTSYDGHFLWRVPDVGRKLQQALSRQIPAVYSPPFYTSRYGYKLCLKVYLNGDGTGAGTHISLFLVLMRGEYDFRLKWPFRHKVTFTLLDQAGERHISSSFQTADGSSSFQRPVSKCNIASGLPEFFPLCRLHAPEATYIQEDTLAFEALINASL from the exons ATGAGTTTCCTAGTCGTcagcccctggggcagcaccaagcccatcctggcccccagccccgcccaggaGGGGCAGCCGGAGGGGCCCCCCGGGGGGGCGCCCGGACCCTGCGAGGGGGGATCCCGCTGCGACGGGTGCCAGCTGCAGCTCGCGGAGCAGGGGCGCAGGATGGACTGCGGGCACCACCGCTGCAAAGA GGCCGGGGAACGGGCCTGTCTCCAGTGTCTGGAGGACCAGGGAAAGCAGCTGCTCAACGACCTGGACCGG CAGGTGCACCATGGGAAGGTGGAGGAGGCCGAGTCCCTGCCGGCCCCGTCCcaccagcgcctcctgctggaggCGGTGCAGGGGGCGGAGGCGGCCCGGGGGCGGCTGGACCAGCGGCTGAGCGAGGTGGAGGCCCAGCAGAAGACCTTGCAGAACATCGTGACGGTGCTGAGCCGGGAGATGGGCCGGCGCGACGGGGCCAGGGGCTCGGCCGACAGGGGCTCGGCCAGCGTCCTGGGGGAAGCCATGGCCCGCATCCTGTACCTGGAGGAAAAG GTGGCCCAGCAGGACTCGCTCCTGGCCATCAAGGACGTGATGATCAGCAGCCTGGGGGCCCAGGTCCAGGCCCTGGAGCAGACCTCCTATGATGGACACTTTCTCTGGAGGGTCCCTGACGTGGGGCGAAAGTTGCAGCAAGCCCTGTCCAGACAGATACCTGCAGTCTACTCCCCCC CCTTCTACACCAGCCGCTACGGCTACAAACTCTGCCTCAAGGTTTACCTCAATGGGGACGGCACCGGGGCCGGGACGCACATCTCCCTCTTCTTGGTGCTGATGAGGGGAGAATACGATTTCCGGCTCAAATGGCCTTTCCGTCACAAG GTCACCTTCACGCTCCTGGATCAAGCCGGCGAGCGGCACATCTCGAGCTCTTTCCAGACGGCGGATGGCTCCTCTTCCTTCCAGCGGCCCGTGAGCAAGTGCAACATAGCCAGCGGCCTCCCCGAATTCTTCCCCCTCTGCCGGCTCCACGCCCCGGAAGCCACCTACATCCAGGAGGACACCTTAGCCTTCGAGGCCCTGATCAACGCCAGCCTCTAG
- the LOC125621264 gene encoding TNF receptor-associated factor 1 isoform X2 encodes MSFLVVSPWGSTKPILAPSPAQEGQPEGPPGGAPGPCEGGSRCDGCQLQLAEQGRRMDCGHHRCKEAGERACLQCLEDQGKQLLNDLDRDAHRPLSPEELVSWPYGALSCHVRVHHGKVEEAESLPAPSHQRLLLEAVQGAEAARGRLDQRLSEVEAQQKTLQNIVTVLSREMGRRDGARGSADRGSASVLGEAMARILYLEEKVAQQDSLLAIKDVMISSLGAQVQALEQTSYDGHFLWRVPDVGRKLQQALSRQIPAVYSPPFYTSRYGYKLCLKVYLNGDGTGAGTHISLFLVLMRGEYDFRLKWPFRHKVTFTLLDQAGERHISSSFQTADGSSSFQRPVSKCNIASGLPEFFPLCRLHAPEATYIQEDTLAFEALINASL; translated from the exons ATGAGTTTCCTAGTCGTcagcccctggggcagcaccaagcccatcctggcccccagccccgcccaggaGGGGCAGCCGGAGGGGCCCCCCGGGGGGGCGCCCGGACCCTGCGAGGGGGGATCCCGCTGCGACGGGTGCCAGCTGCAGCTCGCGGAGCAGGGGCGCAGGATGGACTGCGGGCACCACCGCTGCAAAGA GGCCGGGGAACGGGCCTGTCTCCAGTGTCTGGAGGACCAGGGAAAGCAGCTGCTCAACGACCTGGACCGG GACGCCCACCGCCCCCTGTCCCCGGAGGAGCTGGTTTCTTGGCCGTACGGTGCCCTGAGCTGCCACGTGCGG GTGCACCATGGGAAGGTGGAGGAGGCCGAGTCCCTGCCGGCCCCGTCCcaccagcgcctcctgctggaggCGGTGCAGGGGGCGGAGGCGGCCCGGGGGCGGCTGGACCAGCGGCTGAGCGAGGTGGAGGCCCAGCAGAAGACCTTGCAGAACATCGTGACGGTGCTGAGCCGGGAGATGGGCCGGCGCGACGGGGCCAGGGGCTCGGCCGACAGGGGCTCGGCCAGCGTCCTGGGGGAAGCCATGGCCCGCATCCTGTACCTGGAGGAAAAG GTGGCCCAGCAGGACTCGCTCCTGGCCATCAAGGACGTGATGATCAGCAGCCTGGGGGCCCAGGTCCAGGCCCTGGAGCAGACCTCCTATGATGGACACTTTCTCTGGAGGGTCCCTGACGTGGGGCGAAAGTTGCAGCAAGCCCTGTCCAGACAGATACCTGCAGTCTACTCCCCCC CCTTCTACACCAGCCGCTACGGCTACAAACTCTGCCTCAAGGTTTACCTCAATGGGGACGGCACCGGGGCCGGGACGCACATCTCCCTCTTCTTGGTGCTGATGAGGGGAGAATACGATTTCCGGCTCAAATGGCCTTTCCGTCACAAG GTCACCTTCACGCTCCTGGATCAAGCCGGCGAGCGGCACATCTCGAGCTCTTTCCAGACGGCGGATGGCTCCTCTTCCTTCCAGCGGCCCGTGAGCAAGTGCAACATAGCCAGCGGCCTCCCCGAATTCTTCCCCCTCTGCCGGCTCCACGCCCCGGAAGCCACCTACATCCAGGAGGACACCTTAGCCTTCGAGGCCCTGATCAACGCCAGCCTCTAG
- the LOC125621264 gene encoding TNF receptor-associated factor 1 isoform X1 — protein MSFLVVSPWGSTKPILAPSPAQEGQPEGPPGGAPGPCEGGSRCDGCQLQLAEQGRRMDCGHHRCKEAGERACLQCLEDQGKQLLNDLDRDAHRPLSPEELVSWPYGALSCHVRQVHHGKVEEAESLPAPSHQRLLLEAVQGAEAARGRLDQRLSEVEAQQKTLQNIVTVLSREMGRRDGARGSADRGSASVLGEAMARILYLEEKVAQQDSLLAIKDVMISSLGAQVQALEQTSYDGHFLWRVPDVGRKLQQALSRQIPAVYSPPFYTSRYGYKLCLKVYLNGDGTGAGTHISLFLVLMRGEYDFRLKWPFRHKVTFTLLDQAGERHISSSFQTADGSSSFQRPVSKCNIASGLPEFFPLCRLHAPEATYIQEDTLAFEALINASL, from the exons ATGAGTTTCCTAGTCGTcagcccctggggcagcaccaagcccatcctggcccccagccccgcccaggaGGGGCAGCCGGAGGGGCCCCCCGGGGGGGCGCCCGGACCCTGCGAGGGGGGATCCCGCTGCGACGGGTGCCAGCTGCAGCTCGCGGAGCAGGGGCGCAGGATGGACTGCGGGCACCACCGCTGCAAAGA GGCCGGGGAACGGGCCTGTCTCCAGTGTCTGGAGGACCAGGGAAAGCAGCTGCTCAACGACCTGGACCGG GACGCCCACCGCCCCCTGTCCCCGGAGGAGCTGGTTTCTTGGCCGTACGGTGCCCTGAGCTGCCACGTGCGG CAGGTGCACCATGGGAAGGTGGAGGAGGCCGAGTCCCTGCCGGCCCCGTCCcaccagcgcctcctgctggaggCGGTGCAGGGGGCGGAGGCGGCCCGGGGGCGGCTGGACCAGCGGCTGAGCGAGGTGGAGGCCCAGCAGAAGACCTTGCAGAACATCGTGACGGTGCTGAGCCGGGAGATGGGCCGGCGCGACGGGGCCAGGGGCTCGGCCGACAGGGGCTCGGCCAGCGTCCTGGGGGAAGCCATGGCCCGCATCCTGTACCTGGAGGAAAAG GTGGCCCAGCAGGACTCGCTCCTGGCCATCAAGGACGTGATGATCAGCAGCCTGGGGGCCCAGGTCCAGGCCCTGGAGCAGACCTCCTATGATGGACACTTTCTCTGGAGGGTCCCTGACGTGGGGCGAAAGTTGCAGCAAGCCCTGTCCAGACAGATACCTGCAGTCTACTCCCCCC CCTTCTACACCAGCCGCTACGGCTACAAACTCTGCCTCAAGGTTTACCTCAATGGGGACGGCACCGGGGCCGGGACGCACATCTCCCTCTTCTTGGTGCTGATGAGGGGAGAATACGATTTCCGGCTCAAATGGCCTTTCCGTCACAAG GTCACCTTCACGCTCCTGGATCAAGCCGGCGAGCGGCACATCTCGAGCTCTTTCCAGACGGCGGATGGCTCCTCTTCCTTCCAGCGGCCCGTGAGCAAGTGCAACATAGCCAGCGGCCTCCCCGAATTCTTCCCCCTCTGCCGGCTCCACGCCCCGGAAGCCACCTACATCCAGGAGGACACCTTAGCCTTCGAGGCCCTGATCAACGCCAGCCTCTAG
- the LOC125621200 gene encoding uncharacterized protein LOC125621200 isoform X1 has translation MPPEAPLPGSPPGLHHAPPALAPGPRPPGSGALGGSGRSHPALVFAGPAVTKEAGSTVSLPCNLTGPRLSWQWIPRYPLCAGVSGGMKTIYTATAAGAHDALQGRFQTRLRLLRIQGSPSSVLQLQTLHMNDSGVFFCANPSQTAPPTSVTITPGCQVGVSIEGVPKELVVKGASVSLSCTPCGEQGPTSPPAGGATWRLNGKPPPNSTGLRLLRSNKVTIGDFSSRLEGLWSCHLPGDPPRSGGYCLERDPGAHGTQESPSPPSPGPSPTLLLPLIGGCVGAALGLVLVGVVVVICQRRCRPRDARVTPMVTEMDGKSEQAVEHPPSSDPHPVDEGPEGIQYSTLRFPAPTGARSETSPATIYSKLATGHGGARPGPALGKDAPFPGDSL, from the exons ATGCCCCCAGAGGCCCCTCTCCCCGGATCACCCCCCGGGCTCCACCATGCGCCCCcagctcttgcccctggccctcGCCCTCCTGGTAGCGGTGCCCTCGGGGGCTCAGGAAG AAGCCACCCGGCTCTGGTGTTCGCAGGCCCAGCGGTGACGAAAGAAGCCGGCTCCACTGTCAgtctgccctgcaacctgacGGGGCCGCGGCTGAGCTGGCAATGGATCCCCCGCTACCCGCTCTGCGCTGGTGTGAGCGGTGGGATGAAGACGATCTACACAGCGACGGCGGCTGGGGCACACGACGCTCTGCAGGGGAGATTTCAGACGCGGCTGCGGCTCCTAAGGATTCAGGGATCCCCAAGCTCCGTCCTCCAACTCCAAACCCTCCACATGAACGACTCGGGGGTCTTCTTCTGTGCCAACCCCAGCCAGACCGCCCCGCCCACCTCTGTGACCATCACGCCCG GCTGCCAGGTCGGGGTGTCCATCGAAGGGGTCCCCAAGGAGCTGGTCGTGAAGGGAGCGTCTGTGTCCCTCTCCTGTACCccctgtggggagcagggacccACGTCAcccccagcagggggtgccacATGGCGGCTCAATGGGAAGCCGCCCCCAAACTCCACTGGCCTTCGGCTCCTGAGGTCCAACAAGGTGACGATAGGGGATTTCTCCAGCCGGCTCGAGGGTCTGTGGAGCTGCCATCTGCCTGGGGATCCCCCCCGGTCTGGGGGCTACTGCCTGGAGCGTGACCCGGGGGCACATGGGACCCAggagagccccagcccccccagtccaG GCCCCAGTcccaccctgctcctgcctctgaTCGGGGGCTGCGTGGGGGCCGCGCTGGGCCTGGTCCTTGTGGGCGTTGTTGTGGTTATTTGCCAGAGGAGGTGCCGGCCCAGGGACGCCAG GGTGACCCCCATGGTGACAGAAATGGACGGAAAATCAGAACAAGCAG tTGAGCATCCGCCGTCCTCTGACCCCCACCCTGTTGATGAG GGCCCTGAGGGGATCCAATACTCCACCTTGCGCTTCCCGGCGCCCACCGGGGCCAGGTCGGAAACCAGCCCGGCCACCATCTACTCCAAACTGGCCACCGGCCACGGCGGGGCACGGCCAGGCCCCGCCTTGGGCAAAGacgccccctttcctggagacTCCCTTTGA
- the LOC125621200 gene encoding uncharacterized protein LOC125621200 isoform X2, with translation MRPQLLPLALALLVAVPSGAQEGRSHPALVFAGPAVTKEAGSTVSLPCNLTGPRLSWQWIPRYPLCAGVSGGMKTIYTATAAGAHDALQGRFQTRLRLLRIQGSPSSVLQLQTLHMNDSGVFFCANPSQTAPPTSVTITPGCQVGVSIEGVPKELVVKGASVSLSCTPCGEQGPTSPPAGGATWRLNGKPPPNSTGLRLLRSNKVTIGDFSSRLEGLWSCHLPGDPPRSGGYCLERDPGAHGTQESPSPPSPGPSPTLLLPLIGGCVGAALGLVLVGVVVVICQRRCRPRDARVTPMVTEMDGKSEQAVEHPPSSDPHPVDEGPEGIQYSTLRFPAPTGARSETSPATIYSKLATGHGGARPGPALGKDAPFPGDSL, from the exons ATGCGCCCCcagctcttgcccctggccctcGCCCTCCTGGTAGCGGTGCCCTCGGGGGCTCAGGAAG GCAGAAGCCACCCGGCTCTGGTGTTCGCAGGCCCAGCGGTGACGAAAGAAGCCGGCTCCACTGTCAgtctgccctgcaacctgacGGGGCCGCGGCTGAGCTGGCAATGGATCCCCCGCTACCCGCTCTGCGCTGGTGTGAGCGGTGGGATGAAGACGATCTACACAGCGACGGCGGCTGGGGCACACGACGCTCTGCAGGGGAGATTTCAGACGCGGCTGCGGCTCCTAAGGATTCAGGGATCCCCAAGCTCCGTCCTCCAACTCCAAACCCTCCACATGAACGACTCGGGGGTCTTCTTCTGTGCCAACCCCAGCCAGACCGCCCCGCCCACCTCTGTGACCATCACGCCCG GCTGCCAGGTCGGGGTGTCCATCGAAGGGGTCCCCAAGGAGCTGGTCGTGAAGGGAGCGTCTGTGTCCCTCTCCTGTACCccctgtggggagcagggacccACGTCAcccccagcagggggtgccacATGGCGGCTCAATGGGAAGCCGCCCCCAAACTCCACTGGCCTTCGGCTCCTGAGGTCCAACAAGGTGACGATAGGGGATTTCTCCAGCCGGCTCGAGGGTCTGTGGAGCTGCCATCTGCCTGGGGATCCCCCCCGGTCTGGGGGCTACTGCCTGGAGCGTGACCCGGGGGCACATGGGACCCAggagagccccagcccccccagtccaG GCCCCAGTcccaccctgctcctgcctctgaTCGGGGGCTGCGTGGGGGCCGCGCTGGGCCTGGTCCTTGTGGGCGTTGTTGTGGTTATTTGCCAGAGGAGGTGCCGGCCCAGGGACGCCAG GGTGACCCCCATGGTGACAGAAATGGACGGAAAATCAGAACAAGCAG tTGAGCATCCGCCGTCCTCTGACCCCCACCCTGTTGATGAG GGCCCTGAGGGGATCCAATACTCCACCTTGCGCTTCCCGGCGCCCACCGGGGCCAGGTCGGAAACCAGCCCGGCCACCATCTACTCCAAACTGGCCACCGGCCACGGCGGGGCACGGCCAGGCCCCGCCTTGGGCAAAGacgccccctttcctggagacTCCCTTTGA
- the LOC125621409 gene encoding uncharacterized protein LOC125621409 — protein MKTIYTATAAGAHDALQGRFQTRLRLLTSQGSPSSVLQLQTLHMNDSGVFFCANPSQTAPPTSVTITPGCQAGVSIEGVPKEPIAAGASVSLSCAPCGERGPTSPPAGGATWQLNGKLPPNSTGLRLLRSNKVAIGDFSSRLEGLWSCHLPGDPPRSGGYCLERDPGAHGTQESPSPPSPGSGPGSGCGMTGLAVRCGLAFLFLSASLGAIGYVHWKSRDRPAGRTYNIVLRGL, from the exons ATGAAGACGATCTACACAGCGACGGCGGCTGGGGCACACGACGCTCTGCAGGGGAGATTTCAGACGCGGCTGCGGCTCCTAACGAGTCAGGGATCCCCAAGCTCCGTCCTCCAACTCCAAACCCTCCACATGAACGACTCGGGGGTCTTCTTCTGTGCCAACCCCAGCCAGACCGCCCCGCCCACCTCTGTGACCATCACGCCCG GCTGCCAGGCCGGGGTGTCCATCGAAGGAGTCCCCAAGGAGCCGATCGCGGCGGGAGCGTCTGTGTCCCTCTCCTGTGCCCCCTGTGGGGAGCGGGGACCCACGTCAcccccagcagggggtgccacATGGCAGCTCAATGGGAAGCTGCCCCCAAACTCCACTGGCCTTCGGCTCCTGAGGTCGAACAAGGTGGCGATAGGGGATTTCTCCAGCCGGCTCGAGGGTCTTTGGAGCTGCCATCTGCCTGGGGATCCCCCCCGGTCTGGGGGCTACTGCCTGGAGCGTGACCCGGGGGCACACGGGACCCAggagagccccagcccccccagtccaG GCTCCGGGCCCGGCAGCGGCTGCGGGATGACGGGGCTGGCCGTGCGCTGTGGCCTCGCCTTCCTCTTCCTCAGCGCCAGCCTCGGGGCCATCGGCTACGTGCACTGGAAATCCCGGGACCGGCCGGCCGGCAG GACCTACAATATTGTTCTCCGTGGACTGTAA
- the MPIG6B gene encoding megakaryocyte and platelet inhibitory receptor G6b isoform X1 has product MGSAVWVLLALLAPGPLRGSPPQLEVRGAGGQILLPCGASGSRLRWVWSPRYPKCAGVPGDLLEIARLPPGPEPPLAQFRGRLDPHPSALGSLLLRDLGMSDSGTFLCLGESGAQPPIRLEVTGGCRNNLTVSSNQTSPSALTLRCQRCPPLAAPASFRWFLDSRPLGNRRWATKREQGATVRLDPSRRAAVGRWECRLLHASSGGFEFCVAPPLGATGPGSEWGIWVAVLAAVLVLIGAGLGAWRLWRRRRGRNRRNRNKRENETGAAGPSLSPLEEPRLGAKSTERRLVPQRGESKVPGTLLYAEVQHPLVACAPPPPPHGATVYATIF; this is encoded by the exons ATGGGCTCGGCCGTCTGGGTCCTGCTGGCCCTGCTGGCACCCGGCCCGCTGCGGG gtTCCCCCCCGCAGCTGGAGGTGCGGGGGGCCGGGGGTCAGATCCTGCTGCCCTGTGGGGCCTCGGGCTCCCGGCTGCGCTGGGTCTGGTCCCCCCGATACCCCAAATGCGCCGGCGTTCCCGGAGACCTGCTCGAAATCGCCCGGCTGCCCCCCGGGCCGGAGCCCCCCCTGGCGCAGTTCAGGGGGCGGCTggacccccacccctctgccctggggTCCCTGCTGCTCCGCGACCTGGGCATGAGCGACTCGGGGACCTTCCTCTGCCTCGGGGAGTCTGGGGCCCAGCCCCCCATCCGGCTGGAGGTGACAGGAG GCTGTCGGAACAACCTCACCGTCTCCTCCAACCAGACGTCCCCCTCGGCCCTGACCCTCCGCTGCCAGCGCTGCCCCCCGCTGGCTGCTCCGGCCTCCTTCCGCTGGTTCCTCGACTCCCGGCCCCTGGGCAACCGGCGCTGGGCTACCAAGAGGGAGCAGGGGGCTACTGTGCGGCTGGACCCATCCCGGCGGGCGGCCGTGGGGCGCTGGGAATGCCGTCTGCTCCACGCCTCCTCCGGGGGCTTTGAGTTCTGCGTGGCGCCCCCCCTCGGGGCCACAG GCCCTGGCTCTGAGTGGGGGATCTGGGTCGCGGTGCTGGCGGCGGTTCTGGTTCTcatcggggcagggctgggcgctTGGCGTCTGTGGAGACGGAGGCGGGGCAG gaacCGACGGAATCGAAACAAACGAGAGAACGAaacag GAGCCGCCGGGCCCAGTTTATCCCCCTTGGAAGAGCCCCGGCTCGGAGCCAAATCGACCGAAAGACGCCTCGTGCCGCAGAGAGGGGAAAGcaaa GTCCCAGGCACCCTGCTTTACGCTGAAGTCCAGCACCCCCTGGTGGCttgtgccccaccccctccccctcacgGTGCCACTGTTTATGCCACTATTTTCTGA
- the MPIG6B gene encoding megakaryocyte and platelet inhibitory receptor G6b isoform X2 has product MGSAVWVLLALLAPGPLRGSPPQLEVRGAGGQILLPCGASGSRLRWVWSPRYPKCAGVPGDLLEIARLPPGPEPPLAQFRGRLDPHPSALGSLLLRDLGMSDSGTFLCLGESGAQPPIRLEVTGGCRNNLTVSSNQTSPSALTLRCQRCPPLAAPASFRWFLDSRPLGNRRWATKREQGATVRLDPSRRAAVGRWECRLLHASSGGFEFCVAPPLGATGPGSEWGIWVAVLAAVLVLIGAGLGAWRLWRRRRGRNRRNRNKRENETGPRHPALR; this is encoded by the exons ATGGGCTCGGCCGTCTGGGTCCTGCTGGCCCTGCTGGCACCCGGCCCGCTGCGGG gtTCCCCCCCGCAGCTGGAGGTGCGGGGGGCCGGGGGTCAGATCCTGCTGCCCTGTGGGGCCTCGGGCTCCCGGCTGCGCTGGGTCTGGTCCCCCCGATACCCCAAATGCGCCGGCGTTCCCGGAGACCTGCTCGAAATCGCCCGGCTGCCCCCCGGGCCGGAGCCCCCCCTGGCGCAGTTCAGGGGGCGGCTggacccccacccctctgccctggggTCCCTGCTGCTCCGCGACCTGGGCATGAGCGACTCGGGGACCTTCCTCTGCCTCGGGGAGTCTGGGGCCCAGCCCCCCATCCGGCTGGAGGTGACAGGAG GCTGTCGGAACAACCTCACCGTCTCCTCCAACCAGACGTCCCCCTCGGCCCTGACCCTCCGCTGCCAGCGCTGCCCCCCGCTGGCTGCTCCGGCCTCCTTCCGCTGGTTCCTCGACTCCCGGCCCCTGGGCAACCGGCGCTGGGCTACCAAGAGGGAGCAGGGGGCTACTGTGCGGCTGGACCCATCCCGGCGGGCGGCCGTGGGGCGCTGGGAATGCCGTCTGCTCCACGCCTCCTCCGGGGGCTTTGAGTTCTGCGTGGCGCCCCCCCTCGGGGCCACAG GCCCTGGCTCTGAGTGGGGGATCTGGGTCGCGGTGCTGGCGGCGGTTCTGGTTCTcatcggggcagggctgggcgctTGGCGTCTGTGGAGACGGAGGCGGGGCAG gaacCGACGGAATCGAAACAAACGAGAGAACGAaacag GTCCCAGGCACCCTGCTTTACGCTGA